In a genomic window of Glaciimonas sp. PCH181:
- a CDS encoding sugar ABC transporter ATP-binding protein, giving the protein MNAPIEIVRLEDVTKLFGTVQALKQGAITLRTGEVHALVGVNGAGKSTLARIISGHIRRSAGSYAYKGAQVDFGSPREAMRGGISLVMQETSIAPDLNVMENLCLPDFGQRERLDWRAMKRKAIQVLEDLGQAEHLPLQQRAGDLSMAQRQIIEIGRALQQDSELIIFDEPTASFSPPEVDRLFAIMRLLRERGKAMVFVSHRLEEIFDITDRITVMREGRTVASDLVTAEITPNELIQRMVGREIGNLYDRNEARVGALQLSFAADHAVPEKKILLEVRNLRSGKAVRDVSFSVRAGEIVGLAGLVGAGRSETLETIFGLRPMDGGSIHYLGQPVRFRTPAQATRQGIGMIGEDRRRQGIIPDFTVQENLLLAHLGADKSPGLGYRQHAARISQLLDELDMPEHILIAPMLGLSGGQQQKVILARWLLLEPRLLLLDEPTRGVDIGTRNTLYQIIRKIAASGIGVVVVSSDFEEVLGISDRIVVLSDGVSVAEADADLLNPEVLTMFSTPRSSAQGIRKVLQAMAHLCGGSACWMQIEEGRVYCFDLVDADKGDPGFSSKHFPSIAQTAIPTALACAGSENMTGIFTQDGSLRSTFFALSNQGGHSFGYLGVTLPVVSASTKASPDAAQLRHIIIDTMDRNDIGQLHIAALNKDVTT; this is encoded by the coding sequence ATGAACGCTCCCATCGAAATTGTCCGGCTAGAAGACGTCACCAAATTGTTTGGCACCGTGCAAGCGCTCAAGCAGGGCGCGATCACACTGCGTACCGGCGAGGTACATGCACTGGTCGGCGTCAACGGCGCCGGCAAGTCAACGCTGGCACGTATCATCAGCGGACATATCCGCCGCAGCGCCGGTAGCTATGCCTACAAGGGCGCGCAAGTCGATTTCGGCAGTCCGCGTGAAGCCATGCGTGGCGGCATTTCGCTGGTGATGCAAGAGACCAGCATCGCCCCTGATCTGAACGTGATGGAAAATCTTTGCTTGCCGGATTTTGGCCAGCGCGAGCGACTCGATTGGCGCGCAATGAAGCGCAAAGCGATTCAAGTGTTGGAGGATCTGGGACAAGCCGAGCATTTGCCGTTGCAACAACGTGCCGGCGATCTCTCCATGGCGCAGCGTCAGATCATCGAAATCGGTCGCGCCTTGCAGCAAGATTCGGAACTGATTATTTTTGACGAACCAACCGCGTCGTTCTCGCCGCCGGAAGTCGATCGGCTGTTCGCCATCATGCGGCTGCTGCGCGAGCGCGGCAAGGCGATGGTATTTGTGTCGCATCGACTGGAAGAGATCTTCGACATTACCGACCGCATCACCGTGATGCGCGAAGGGCGAACTGTGGCGAGCGATCTGGTGACAGCGGAAATCACGCCCAACGAACTGATACAACGCATGGTCGGGCGGGAGATCGGCAATCTGTATGACCGCAACGAAGCGCGTGTGGGTGCCTTGCAGTTATCCTTTGCTGCGGACCATGCCGTTCCGGAGAAAAAGATCTTGCTGGAGGTCCGCAATCTGCGTTCCGGCAAGGCGGTACGGGATGTGTCGTTCAGCGTGCGCGCCGGTGAGATCGTCGGCTTGGCGGGTCTGGTCGGCGCCGGGCGCTCAGAAACCTTGGAAACCATCTTCGGACTCAGGCCAATGGATGGCGGCAGCATTCATTATCTGGGTCAGCCTGTGCGCTTTCGTACGCCAGCCCAGGCCACGCGTCAGGGTATCGGGATGATCGGTGAAGACCGGCGACGCCAGGGCATCATTCCCGATTTTACGGTGCAGGAAAATTTGTTGCTGGCCCACCTCGGCGCCGATAAAAGTCCGGGACTGGGTTATCGGCAGCATGCTGCGCGCATCTCGCAACTGCTCGACGAACTGGATATGCCAGAGCATATCCTGATCGCACCGATGCTCGGCTTGAGCGGCGGCCAACAGCAGAAAGTGATTCTGGCACGCTGGTTGCTGCTGGAGCCACGCCTGCTGTTGTTGGACGAACCGACGCGCGGCGTCGATATCGGCACGCGCAACACCTTGTATCAGATCATCCGCAAAATCGCCGCCAGCGGTATTGGGGTGGTGGTGGTGTCTTCCGATTTCGAGGAAGTACTGGGCATATCCGATCGCATCGTCGTGTTGAGCGATGGTGTCTCGGTGGCCGAAGCCGATGCCGACCTGCTCAACCCCGAAGTACTGACCATGTTCTCCACACCGCGCTCATCCGCCCAAGGCATCCGCAAGGTGTTGCAGGCCATGGCACACTTGTGCGGCGGCAGTGCCTGTTGGATGCAGATCGAGGAGGGGCGGGTGTATTGCTTCGACCTCGTTGATGCTGACAAGGGCGATCCGGGATTCAGCAGCAAGCATTTTCCGTCCATTGCACAGACTGCAATTCCCACGGCATTGGCGTGTGCCGGTAGCGAAAACATGACCGGCATATTCACCCAAGATGGATCGCTGCGGTCGACGTTTTTTGCCCTGAGCAACCAAGGCGGCCATAGTTTTGGCTATCTGGGGGTGACCTTGCCAGTCGTCAGTGCAAGTACCAAGGCATCCCCGGATGCAGCGCAACTCAGACATATCATCATCGACACCATGGACCGTAACGATATTGGTCAACTTCACATTGCCGCTTTAAACAAGGATGTCACCACATGA